GCCACGTCGTCTACTCGGCGTTCGCGGGCTACTACCTCGGGTTAGCGAAGTTCAACCCGGAGAACCGCGGCCCGATCGTCGTCAAGGGGCTCGTCCTCGCGGCCGCGATCCACGCGCTGTACAACACGCTCGTCGGTCCGGTGACCGGGATCGCCTCGGCGCTGTTCGGTCTCCCGCAGATCCTCGCGCTGTTCGGGTTCGTCGCCGTCTTTCAGGGGGCGTTCGGGTACGTCCTGCTCCGGAAGATCCGGCGGTACCGCGACGCGTTCCTGGACACGCGCGACGCGGTGAGTCCGAACGTCGAGCCGGAGCTCGACGAGTTCGAACAGTAACCCGCCGCGTCCCCTCTCGCTCCCGCCGTCAGGGCGGGCTCTCGACCCGCGAGCGGTCCCCCGTCCCGCCCGTCAGCGCGCTCGCGAGGGCGCCTTTCACCACCACTTCGTCCCCGAGGTCGGTGAGCCGAACCTCCGGCACGTTGATGAACACCATCTCCGGGAGCTTCTCGCGGATCGGGTCGAGCACGCGGTCGGGGTTGTTGAGCGCGACCGCGCCGCCGACGCTCACGACCAGCGGGGCGTACGCGTGGATCACGTTGGCGATCCCCATCGCGTTCCAGTGGGCGACCTGGTCTATCACGTGGTCCGCGAACGTGTCCTCGCCGGCCGCCTCGAACACGTCGACCGCGGAGAAGTCCGGGTCCTCCACCGGGAGGCTCGTCTCTATCGGGTCCTCTTCGTACAGCTCGCGGGCGTACTTCGGGATGTTGTTGCCCGAGCAGTACCCCTCCCAGTGGCCGTCCAGCCCGCAGCCGCAGGTCATGAACCCGTGCGGGTCGACGGTCATGTGACCGACCTCGCCGGCGTTGCCGTCCCACCCCGAGAGCACGTTGCCGTCGACCGCGACGCCCGCCCCGATCCCCGAGGAGATGGTGAGATACACCATGTCGTCGGGGTTGCGCTCGGAGTGGAACCGCTCCCCGATGACGCCCGCGATGGTGTCGTTGTGGAGGTGTACCTCCTCGGTGTCGAGCAGCTGCCCGACCGGCCCGACGAGCGGGATGCGCTCGACGGTGTCCGGGAGGTTGGCGGGCCCCTGAACTACCCCCTCGGCCAGGTCCAGCGGCCCGATCGAGCCGATGCCGGCCGCGACGGCCTCGCTCGGCGCGACCCCCGCGTCCGTGCAGGCGTCTCGGATCACCTCCAAGACGGCCTCCGTGACGGCGATACCGTTCGGTCCCCGCGGGGTGCCTCGCAGCGCGGAGCCGAGGATCGCCGCGGTCTCGTCGCCGACGACCGCCCGGACGTTCGTCGCTCCGAGATCGACGCCCACGTAGTACATCGGGTGTAACCGCGGACCCGTCTCACTTAAGCGGGACGCTTCACGCGGTCGAGCGGGAATAAAAAACGGGTCGGATCCGACGAAACCGCGTTACGAGGCGGTCTCGCGGACGAACGTCACCGGGCACGGCGCCGACAGCATAACCTCCTGCGCGACGCTGCCGAAGACTGCCTTCCCGGCCGGCGAGCGCCGTCGGCCGCCGACGACGACTCGGTCGGCCCCGAGCCCCTCGGCGGTCTGGACGACCTCGTCCGCGAGGTCCCCGACCGCGCCCCGGACCGAGTGCCGCACGCCGGCCTCCGAGAGCGCCTCCGAGAGCGCCCGCGTCGTTGCGTGCCGCTCCGCGACCGCGTCGGGCGTCGATCCCTCGGTGCCCGGGTCGACGCCGAGCTTACTCCGGATCCCGTCGAACTCCTCCTGGTCGAACACGTGGGTCAACACGACCTCGGCGTCCGACGGCTCCGCGACCGCGATGATCTCGCGAGCGAGCCGTTCCGCGCGCTTCTCGTCTTCGGTACCGACCGCCAGGACCACCGTCTCGATGCTCATACACGTCTTTCGCCTCGGTCCGTCTTAATATTGGCGGAGTTTTAACTCAAATTCGAATAAATATTTAGGCGATCGATCCTGACAGTCCCTCCGGTGTCGAGGCGGCACTCCCCGGCCGAGTCCGCCGACCGAGCGGGACGCTGTCGGGCGACGGATCGGTCTCGACCAGAAGGGCGGGCGCGACCGCCGGAGAACGCTCAGTAGTCGGGCGCGTCGTCCTCGACTTCGCGCTTCAGCGAGTCGCGGCGGGACTTCGCGTCGCGACCGGTCGCCTCCAGGAGGAACTCGTTTTTCGCGTCGACGGCGTCCGCGGCGGCGTCGGCGTTGCCCTCGGCGATGACGTCCTCGGCGGGCCGCTCCTCGAAGTGGACCGCGAGCTTGTCCTTCTTGCTCCCGTACTCGGCCGCGCCCGCGACGATCCGCTTGAACACCGGGTTTTCGGGGTCCTCGACGACGTACAGCTCGTGGCCGTCGTACTCCTCGGTGCCCGTGACTTCGCCGAAGTACTCCTCGATGGATCCCTTCAGGTCCGGCATCCGGTCGTCCAGATGCTCGCCGCGGCGCATCTTGTACTGCTTCATGCCGCGACCGTTCGAAAGGCCGGCGTAAACCAGTTTCGTCACGGCCGCTCGACCGCCGACGCGGCCTTTTTACCTGCTCCCAAGTTCGCTCGTCCGGCCCCCGAGGTCGCTCGTCCAACCTCCGTACCCCCGCTCGACTACTGGGGCCGCTCGTCGACGTACCCGCGCTTACACTCCGGACAGATGTCGCCCGCGCGCATGGAGCTACCGTCCGCGGCCCGGACCATCCCGCACTCGGGGCAGTAGTACTCCGTCGGCTCGTCGTCTCCCATCGTCTCCAAGTCGGGGCTCTCGCCGCGGGTGATCCCCGTCCCGCCCTCGCCGGCGTCGAACGCGACGGCCTCCGCGTCGTCGGGCGCCTCGACGTACTCCGTCCCCGCCGACTCGCCCTCTCGCTCCTCCGTAGCCTCCGGGGTGAGTCCGCCACCGAACTCGACGTCGGCCTCGCCGCCCTGCCCGGCCTCCGCGCTGAACCCCTCGTCCTCGCCGCCGTGGTCGGGCCAGGCGGTCCGCTCGTCGGCGTCGGCGTCCGCCTCGTCCACCGACGGCCACGCCCCCCGCTCCCGGTCGTCGGCCGACTCCCCGTCCTCGTCGAGAATCACGCCGTCGTCGCTCTCCGCCGCCGACTCGCCGCCCGACGCTCCCCCGTCGTCCGTGGACGTTCCGGCCGACGCTCCCCCGTCGTCCGTGGACGTTCCGGCCGACGCTTCCCCGTCGTCCGTGGACGTCCCGGCCGACGCTCCCCCGTCGTCCGCGTCCAGAAGCTCCGCGTCCTCGTCCGCTCGGCTCGCTGCCTCGGCGGACCCCGCCCCGTTCGCGGCGTTCGGGCCGTCGGTCGGACCCGCCGGCGCGTCGACCCCGTTCGGACCCGGTTCGGCGTCGGCCGTTCCGGGCCCCTCGTCGCCCGAGGGGCCGTCGTCGATGATCACCGCGTCGTCGGTCCCGGCCCCCGGCTCCTCGTCGAGCGTCACGCCGCCTCCGGCGGCCGCGCCGTCCTCGGCGTCGACGCCCCCCGGCGCGGCGCCGGCCGTTCTCTCGGCGTCGCCCGGCGGTCCGCTCTCGCCCGGCGTCGCCGCCGACTCCCCCGCGGTCCCGCGGTCGGGTCCGGCCGCCGCACCGGTCTTGCCGGCCGCGTTCGCGGCGGCCTCGTCGGCCAGCTGTTCCATCGTCGTCACCTCGGTGTTCTCGCTGACGATCTGCGTCTCGCCGCAGCGAGCGCAGCTCTTCACCTCCTTGACGGTCGTGACGACTTCGTCGCCGTCCTCCTCGCGTTCCCGCTGGAGTTCGGGTTCCCCGAAGTCGTGTCCGAGCAGACACCTGAGTCCCATTGTGCCACCCTGCGGTGCCGAGGGTAAAAAACGCCCCGTCGGCGTCCGACGCTCGGCGTACGACCGTTTCGGGAGGATCCGGCCGCCGCTCCGGGCCGACCGGGTCGTCGTTTCGGGAGGATCCGGCCGCCGTTTCCGGAGTCGCCCGTCGCGCCCCGCGGACACAGGCTCTTTGTGGATCGCCGCTGTACCGTTCATCGACATGCCCACCGTATCCTATCAGGGCGAGGAGATCGAGTGCGAGAAGGGCGCCGTCTTGCGCGACGTGCTCAAGGAGGCCGGTCTCTCCGTCTACAACGGCAAGATGGAGCAGCTCAACTGCCGCGGCGCCGGGTCGTGCGGCTCCTGTGCGGTCCAGGTC
The sequence above is a segment of the Halorubrum sp. 2020YC2 genome. Coding sequences within it:
- a CDS encoding ROK family protein gives rise to the protein MYYVGVDLGATNVRAVVGDETAAILGSALRGTPRGPNGIAVTEAVLEVIRDACTDAGVAPSEAVAAGIGSIGPLDLAEGVVQGPANLPDTVERIPLVGPVGQLLDTEEVHLHNDTIAGVIGERFHSERNPDDMVYLTISSGIGAGVAVDGNVLSGWDGNAGEVGHMTVDPHGFMTCGCGLDGHWEGYCSGNNIPKYARELYEEDPIETSLPVEDPDFSAVDVFEAAGEDTFADHVIDQVAHWNAMGIANVIHAYAPLVVSVGGAVALNNPDRVLDPIREKLPEMVFINVPEVRLTDLGDEVVVKGALASALTGGTGDRSRVESPP
- a CDS encoding universal stress protein, whose product is MSIETVVLAVGTEDEKRAERLAREIIAVAEPSDAEVVLTHVFDQEEFDGIRSKLGVDPGTEGSTPDAVAERHATTRALSEALSEAGVRHSVRGAVGDLADEVVQTAEGLGADRVVVGGRRRSPAGKAVFGSVAQEVMLSAPCPVTFVRETAS
- a CDS encoding DUF5611 family protein; this translates as MKQYKMRRGEHLDDRMPDLKGSIEEYFGEVTGTEEYDGHELYVVEDPENPVFKRIVAGAAEYGSKKDKLAVHFEERPAEDVIAEGNADAAADAVDAKNEFLLEATGRDAKSRRDSLKREVEDDAPDY
- a CDS encoding 2Fe-2S iron-sulfur cluster-binding protein, with translation MPTVSYQGEEIECEKGAVLRDVLKEAGLSVYNGKMEQLNCRGAGSCGSCAVQVDGEVSEPGKKEKARLWLPPHHPSHDVRLACQTKVEGDVEVTKGRGLFGQHI